A segment of the Lolium perenne isolate Kyuss_39 chromosome 3, Kyuss_2.0, whole genome shotgun sequence genome:
gccctgccactagtcagctagcaacacctttagaAATAACTCCTTTCTCCTaccggtcgattaaaccttggtttcgtactgagggaaaacttgctgatgtgctcatcacaccttcctcttggggtttcccaaccgcttccacaacaacgctcagcaagattgtctggcacaatcaccggagcaccatcaagcTTGTTGTCGCCTTCACACTTGAAGTTCACCAAGCAACCGATCTCAAGTCTGTGGGCGCAAGAGAACTTCTCCCAGGCAGTGTGGGGGAACATGTGGCCTTCCCCGTCGAACAACACCTTGACAGGACACCGGCAAAAGCCGTGGTTGGCTTCTCGCAAGTGCACGATAGAAGGCTCCCGTCTGGCGAGATATTCCGCAAACTTCTCCAGAAGCCTTTTTGAACCGAAAGGGTCCTCCTTGATGAGGATGACAGACTCGAAGAACTTGTGGAAGCAATCCGGCGACGGTGAGCGTTCAGGGGGTGGGGATCCTGCACCCCGGCCTCTGCCTCAGCGGCCGCATCCGTGATCGCGCCCTGTAGAACCGACCATGGAGCGCTTGGGGGGAGATGGTGGTGGTAGGGTTTGTGTGAGGAGGAGCCGATGCCCCAGCACCCTGTTTTATAGGCAGTCGTAGGGGCGGTGGTGCGCAATTATTGCTTGGCCGGAGTTAGGCGAAGGTATGTGGACAGTGGCGCCATTAATCTACGACATGCATGGCTAGGTCATTACGCCAGCCTCTCATTCAACGGCTGCCAGGCGGAACCAAAGGCTTCCATCCGACGTAGCGCCAGGCGCCGGAGCGCCCATTCAGCAACCTACGCAAAGGGTCCGGCACGGGGTTGCCAGCAATCATAAGTGGACCCAGAATTTTTTTGGAGCCTGGGCAAATAGGTTTAGTGTGCTAATTTTGTATCAAATACATGTAAAATAGGGACGAAAATAAGCCTGTCGGTCGGCCGGAAGCCTGGGCGGCCGCCCGGGCTGAAGGGATGCTAGGTTCGCCTATGCCAGCAATAGTATTGGGCTTTGAAACTGGCCGGCTACTTTTGAGGTGTGTCGATGTGGTCCAAAAATCACACCGAACCCTCAATGCGGCGCGTCAGTAAAGATGCTCTAAGGCCTTTCACAATGGGTGTATCTTAGCACGGTATCATAGGCAATATGCTTATGTGGCACTATAATTAGTGAAGAGAGATGGTGTTATTGTATCTTagctaagagcaagtacaataaaatccagtcagctggctataatagataaaatattataagtttgcttagttggaggagagagattaggagagagaaggaaagtgggctcttatgcaatagtcagctctagcacgtgctcctaggcactatgtAAGACTAAAAGGTGGACCATGTATTATAAAAGAACTACACTTTTATAGCTTACTATTGTACATAGCTATAAGCTGACTACCGGCTACACTATTGCTCTTGCTCTAAGAAACAACACTTGCACTTAGTCATAGGCAAAATACATGGCTAACCCAATCACATGCATGCATCTCGCAAAAATCATTAAACGAGACAATGCATGTAATAGTTGTATCTTAAGATACACCACTGCCTATGATTATGTGCCAACAGCCAACTCATTGTGAAAGGTCTAAGTTGATGGCCACGGCTAATTCCCAGTCAACCTGCTTAATTTTGGGCCACCTGGTTTCATATGCAATTCACGGTCAACTAAAGCAAAGGATATGCAATTGCACATGCATGTGCAATTACACATCCATGTGTAATTCTCATATGCACGAATCATGATGTAAATCTAACGGTTATCGAGTTGATCTGGAACTAATTCTCGGTCAACCTTAAATTAGCAAGTAAGTTGATATGCAACATGTTGGAATTAATAAGTGCTGTCGTGTCGTATGCATGGCGTGAACCACAGGAATCACACGAAGCATCGCGAGAATATGCTGGAATTTGGTGCCGAGACCATTCCTCGCAAGCTGTGCAATGATTGGTCGACGGATCAAGCGCCTCCGCATATGCGCCTGACGAATTAGGGGATCGGCTTTACGTGAGGAAGACATGTCTCTATCCTGTGCCAGACTAACAATGCGAAGTTGCTTTTCTGTGGATGATTTGCGTTTGATTTGTCACTTAGAGTTGTTGGCGAAACACGCCAGGTGAGGACAAACTCCTACGCTATGACAAAGCTGGCTACAAATATGATACTCCCGTTTGAAGACATTGTCTATAATTTTATTTCTATGTGTTTGGGCCGAATCATGAACATTGTGTGGGCTGACCACATGGGCGCTTGCACTGGAAACCTGAACATTTCTTTGCTCACACTTGACTCCCGTTTTCTCAACAGCTTGATCACTAGAGTACAAGTGTATCAACGCGTGTACATCACATTGTCACAGCAGATGGTACAAAAGATCCAATGATCAGAAGCTCAGCTCATCGGCAAATGCCTTAGCCAGCTTCTGAGAAGGGCTCAGGCTCCCACCACGGCTGATCCGGAGCGACTGGATCGATTTCTGGATCTCCATGGTCATGGCGCTGTCCACACTGCCTTGAGATAGCCGCCTGTGCGCCTTCTGCAGATGCAGCTTGAGTGAGCTTGTGCTCAGGCCCACGTTCTTGCTGCATATTGGGCACACCTTCATCTCTGGACGCTTCTGCTGCCAGTCCATCGACACCTTGCCGTGCAGTTTCTTGTCTAGAGCTAGCAGGGCCTTGGCGAAACCGTCATTTGGTTGTGCCCGACGGTGTACTTTCTTTAGTAAGTTCCAGGCTTTCGCGAGAGTGAAGCCCCTGGACAGAATAAATGTcattcttttttttttgtcttgaGAGTGAAAAAAGTATCAGACATGAATGAAGATAGCTAAGATTCTTACTTTCTGAGCATCAAGTAGGCAAGGACAACTGTGGCACTCCGACTTTTCCCTTCAAAGCAATGAATGAGAACCTTACCCCCAACAACATCGACCTGATCGATAAAATCTGATGCTTCTTCAAAAAGATCACTGatgtttgcatcatcatcatcactaatCTGCACAAGTGGTAACATGGTTTTCCATCAACACGAAAAAACAACCAGTATATGTAACAAAATAGTAAACCAGAGGTTGCCGCTCTTACTGAGAAGTTCTTGTACTGAAAAAGATCAGGAAACTGGGTATCCGATTGACCAATCTCATTTGAACACAAACATAGTACATGGGTAATGCCCAAATGCTTAAGGGTATACTTAGATCTTGCAGCCAGAGCCCCACCTATAAATACATTGTTGATCACAAGAGAAGGTCGCTCCGTATTTGCAGCATCAGAGACCAAGGCTATCCTTTCAATGATGTGCTCAAGACGCACCTGCAAGTTAATTATCATCAGACTAGTTGCTCGAAAAAAGTTAAATGCATGTATGAAGTTACACAAATTGTCACCCACCTTTAACTCATAGGCATCTCCCACCATGTTGTTCTCAGTTCCATCAAAGAATCCAGAATGAAAATTGTTCTCCTGACAAAATCTGATCACATCGCTCTTAAACGCTTCGTTCCATTGTTCTATCTCCCTGGTCAACTCAGGATCTAGATCAACCTATTGCATCACAATAGCACTTCTAACTTCAGTTCACCACTAACATTATTGCAAAACCAAAGCCAATCTCATACACACAAAGCAGTTACAGTTGAGTTGGTCAGCTAGGTAAATGTATTTTTCGGTAGAAGGACAATCTTTAGGCAACATATGTCTTGAATATCAACGCTACAAGTAAGAATTTAAAGACAGACTACCTGCAAACCATTATATGTTCTACACTGATCAACTTGACTACAAAATCATATAGGTAATCTTTAGGGCCATTAACGGCACCAGAACTGCAACATTGTGGGGGGTCAAATGCATGATTACTACAATAATGTATTGCATCCGGTAAAACAAAATTGCATTGCCTCTTTGCTTTTTGCATGAACTTTCACTCGTATGGGATGGTTCTGCAAAGTTGCAGCTTCAACATGGCAGTGCCACTCGTTGAGtgtgttttcaaatttgaacacaaGTAAATTGATCCTAACTTTTTAGTTGGGAACTCAAAACTCTCACCTTTGGAGTCTTGTGAAAATCACGAAGTTTCATTGTCATTCTTAGACTTCGGGAAGAATCTGCACTCCCCCTCAAATGTTTATTGCTCCAACTGTCCCTGGACATAGGAGAAACTGAATCTAAGCTTCCCCGGGATCCGGCAGAAGATGTCTTTGTTGCTGATTTAAGAACTCCAGAGTCACTATGAAGCTCACTGTTTAGTTGCTTATTAGGTGGGCAAGGAGTACTGTAGTTGACTCCTGGAGATGGAAAATCTGAAACTGCAATGTCATTATGGTCAGGTTCCTCAGAGCTTTTAGTAATTATGGATGAGAAAACTCGCAGAACACCATCCAGTTTTTGGTATAGCTGGAGAAGAAACAGATGGAACCCCTCAAGATCCCTAAGAGCTGCACGAAATGCCACTCGGAATTCGTGAATCGCAGAAGCATTTTCTTCATCAGAAAGAGAGCAACAAGAATCAATGGAAGTAATTGACTCATCAGGTCCAGAAAGCCCAAGTTTGCCACCAGAAATCTCACACAAGATATTTGAGGAGTAGTCCGAGTTATTCAAAATGAGCTCTACAACTTTGGGATATCGTTCATGATCTTTCAAACGTCTCCCTGCAGGCGGGCGACGGGGCACCCCAGTGTCAATTGCTACAATGTGCAAAGTCCCACTCGTACTTCCAGCATTTTCTGGTATACTTGTAGACGCATCTGCTTTTCGTGACATGAGGTCCACCTCGAGAGAATCTAATCTTCCATTTGCAGAGTGAAACCGTTTCTCTTTAGAAAGCAATGGATTTGAGCTATCTGAAGCGCTCTTTGAATCCTCAAATCTGTCCACACTCGGGAAGGATGATCTATCTGAAATCATCAGGTTCGCGGGATTGCCACGCCAACCAAGCTGACGGCATGGGAGCCTATCCTCATTCCTGAGTATCAGATCTAGCATCAAGACCCTTCCAAGGGATGAAGAAGTAGCACATGCAGCTTTCTGTGAACTGAATGCCTTTGAACTCTCAAGCAGGGGTGAGCCATGAATATAACTGACAAAAAAGGAAACAATTAACATCTCATATGCAGTTCAGAGTGGAAAATACCTGTATTATCATATTTGCGCTAAGGGTTAGCAGTACCTCATTAGAAGAAGACAACGGCTTAGCTCAAGAGCTTCCAACAATTCTGAGCAAGTCATCTCACCAATCTCATCTTTATTCGAAACCGCGATCTCTCGTGCATTTTCCGCAGCATGTCTAATCTCCTGCCACTCCAGGCTAGAATTATGTACTACTCTAGCCTGCAGTTGTTAGAAGAGGCTAAATAAGAAATCAAATGTGAATTGATGACATAAAATATTTTCTTTTAGTATTCACTGGGGGTTTGCAAATACTTGTGGTGTTTGGACTCCAAGCAAGCGTGCAAATTCATAACCCAAAAGTTCTGCCTGTGTTGCCATCTTTGATGCTGCAAACTTTATAACAGCTGCTTCTTCTTTTGGTAAACCGTTGTTATCCAAAGAATTAAATAGAGCAAAGAATACAACGCCACCAGAGTTCACAGTCACCTATAAAATACAGGAAGATGAAAGCAGCATGTCAAATACAcgagtaaataaataaaaatcTACAGACAAAAAAGGATGATCTATAGTCTACAAAATGTTGGAAACCTGCTAACTGCCTTGAAAAGTGGTCTCTGATATGGAAAATAAAGTACAGGAAAATACTTATTTTTCTCACTGGCAAATTATAGGAAGAATGTTCAAATCGTCATCAGACAGCAACAAACCTCAAGAGCTTTACTCATCTCATCTTCAGAGTGTTCCGAACTACTGCTGTGTTCTGTATGGTGCAGAGATGACAGCATACTCCATGAAAAGTCAGATGATTCAATGTCTAATGCAGAAGCACTCCCAAGCCTCTCCCACACGCTTATTTCAGGAGGCTGATCAAATGTAGGATTCTTTTCTCTGCTCGTTGGTTCTTCTTTAACCACTAGCTCACTATAGTAAACACAGTAGCAAAACAACGATACCATTAGTACAACAAGCATAACGAGATGATTTACCAGCATATGATCAATTAAGTGGCATAATGAAATAAACTCCTACATGTTAGAACTAACACAAATCCGAAAGGTAATAAACTAGAGAAACTGAAAAGATGATTCAATCTTCTTTCACAGGTGAGTGTTCAGGTAAGGTTTCATAACCTATTTGCATACCATTTCCTTCTAGAAAACATAATGCGAGATTTTCACCAGAAGTTAtttttagcaaaaaaaaaaaaaaaacggaatTATGTTTCGACAGAACCAATCAGAGGATTGCAGACACCTTTTAGTTTAGTAACCGCAAAAAGTAATCTAAGCCCTAGCAAGTACTAGGATTTAGATGACTTTAGACAAGCAACCTTAAGTCTGCGCTCCTAAATAGCGAGAAGCTTCCACTTGGCATCACTTCAATCCTTGAACTGCGACGCGGGAACCCTGATGGACGGAAAGTCCCACTCCGCTTACGTACCAGCGACACCCATTTCTCGAATGTCTGTGCTGGTGTTGATATATCACCACCAAAAATCAAAGAAACCACCTATACACACGAGGATAAATTAGGGAGATCCAAACGATTGTAATCCCAGGCATTGCACAGTAATGAAAATCAAGAAACATTAAACGATATATCAAAAGTACTTACACGAGAGgatagcttcagctctctgtccTCTTCGTTTTCCTACAAGAAATATTAAGTTTCTAACATTAACTATTAAGTCTGGGATGGAAATAATTATTTAATGCAGTTGTGATTGATTGATGATAGCATAAAGACATCAAAAGACAGACCCAGAAAGATAACAAGGCCGACTCTTTCTAAAATAAACCATATAAAGTTGGTGCCAACTTCTCTAAATTCACAACTAGTACAAAGAAGCAGAGTAGTGCAGTCATGCAGACCTAACACTAGGATGAGAAGAACTCTTGCAACTATCTTATTGTTGTGGGAAAAGTCAAATTAAGGTCTTAGTTCCTGAAGTTGCATTAAAAAATTCCCAGGTTTTGTCACGTCTCCTTCCAAAGATTAACATTGTAGAGTAGTCAAAAATCTATAGAACTGATGGAGAGTAAATGACAACAAATCGCGGGATATGTTTGTACCCAAGCCCCATCTAGATGTAGTGTTTTGCTAGATTCGATCAGGGGTTGCTGACATTAACTAACCCAGCGATTGCTTGTGGCCACCGAATCGGGATCAATTAGTTGTAATGTAGCAGGTGCATTTGGGTGCTGGCAGTTGAGCCCTGCCCCGAAGCATGTTCCCCGGACATGGGCCCTTTCTTTCCCCAAGGCCCGAAATCCCGCACAAGAACAACCCAGAATATACCCCAGATCGCGGCGCAGGAGCAGGAAACAGAGATGAAGCAAACTCACCCTGGGTGGAGGGATCGGCGGCGCCTCCTGCTCCTTCTCTTGCCGGGCTGCCCGATGTTCCATGGAGGGGCGCAGGTAGCCGTTGACGGCCCAGGCGCGTGGTGTGATATAACCGGCCGCGACGGCGCATACGGCCGGCTAGCTCCCGGAAGGAAAGCTGGCCGTCAAATCGGACGGAAAAGTGGTGTTCTTGCGCGGGGTTTCCTCCTCCGGTCCGCACCTTTCCGTCTGGGTGTCGGCTTTTTTCCCGTAATGGAGGGAGAGAGAGCCAGTCGGTGACGGAGGGGGCGGAGTGGGGAAGACGAAAGTAGTGAAGGAATC
Coding sequences within it:
- the LOC127293469 gene encoding dual specificity protein phosphatase PHS1 isoform X1 codes for the protein MEHRAARQEKEQEAPPIPPPRENEEDRELKLSSRVVSLIFGGDISTPAQTFEKWVSLVRKRSGTFRPSGFPRRSSRIEVMPSGSFSLFRSADLSELVVKEEPTSREKNPTFDQPPEISVWERLGSASALDIESSDFSWSMLSSLHHTEHSSSSEHSEDEMSKALEVTVNSGGVVFFALFNSLDNNGLPKEEAAVIKFAASKMATQAELLGYEFARLLGVQTPQARVVHNSSLEWQEIRHAAENAREIAVSNKDEIGEMTCSELLEALELSRCLLLMSYIHGSPLLESSKAFSSQKAACATSSSLGRVLMLDLILRNEDRLPCRQLGWRGNPANLMISDRSSFPSVDRFEDSKSASDSSNPLLSKEKRFHSANGRLDSLEVDLMSRKADASTSIPENAGSTSGTLHIVAIDTGVPRRPPAGRRLKDHERYPKVVELILNNSDYSSNILCEISGGKLGLSGPDESITSIDSCCSLSDEENASAIHEFRVAFRAALRDLEGFHLFLLQLYQKLDGVLRVFSSIITKSSEEPDHNDIAVSDFPSPGVNYSTPCPPNKQLNSELHSDSGVLKSATKTSSAGSRGSLDSVSPMSRDSWSNKHLRGSADSSRSLRMTMKLRDFHKTPKVDLDPELTREIEQWNEAFKSDVIRFCQENNFHSGFFDGTENNMVGDAYELKVRLEHIIERIALVSDAANTERPSLVINNVFIGGALAARSKYTLKHLGITHVLCLCSNEIGQSDTQFPDLFQYKNFSISDDDDANISDLFEEASDFIDQVDVVGGKVLIHCFEGKSRSATVVLAYLMLRKGFTLAKAWNLLKKVHRRAQPNDGFAKALLALDKKLHGKVSMDWQQKRPEMKVCPICSKNVGLSTSSLKLHLQKAHRRLSQGSVDSAMTMEIQKSIQSLRISRGGSLSPSQKLAKAFADELSF
- the LOC127293469 gene encoding dual specificity protein phosphatase PHS1 isoform X2: MEHRAARQEKEQEAPPIPPPRVVSLIFGGDISTPAQTFEKWVSLVRKRSGTFRPSGFPRRSSRIEVMPSGSFSLFRSADLSELVVKEEPTSREKNPTFDQPPEISVWERLGSASALDIESSDFSWSMLSSLHHTEHSSSSEHSEDEMSKALEVTVNSGGVVFFALFNSLDNNGLPKEEAAVIKFAASKMATQAELLGYEFARLLGVQTPQARVVHNSSLEWQEIRHAAENAREIAVSNKDEIGEMTCSELLEALELSRCLLLMSYIHGSPLLESSKAFSSQKAACATSSSLGRVLMLDLILRNEDRLPCRQLGWRGNPANLMISDRSSFPSVDRFEDSKSASDSSNPLLSKEKRFHSANGRLDSLEVDLMSRKADASTSIPENAGSTSGTLHIVAIDTGVPRRPPAGRRLKDHERYPKVVELILNNSDYSSNILCEISGGKLGLSGPDESITSIDSCCSLSDEENASAIHEFRVAFRAALRDLEGFHLFLLQLYQKLDGVLRVFSSIITKSSEEPDHNDIAVSDFPSPGVNYSTPCPPNKQLNSELHSDSGVLKSATKTSSAGSRGSLDSVSPMSRDSWSNKHLRGSADSSRSLRMTMKLRDFHKTPKVDLDPELTREIEQWNEAFKSDVIRFCQENNFHSGFFDGTENNMVGDAYELKVRLEHIIERIALVSDAANTERPSLVINNVFIGGALAARSKYTLKHLGITHVLCLCSNEIGQSDTQFPDLFQYKNFSISDDDDANISDLFEEASDFIDQVDVVGGKVLIHCFEGKSRSATVVLAYLMLRKGFTLAKAWNLLKKVHRRAQPNDGFAKALLALDKKLHGKVSMDWQQKRPEMKVCPICSKNVGLSTSSLKLHLQKAHRRLSQGSVDSAMTMEIQKSIQSLRISRGGSLSPSQKLAKAFADELSF